A genomic segment from Chitinophaga flava encodes:
- a CDS encoding M14 metallopeptidase family protein, giving the protein MRQHLLLALLLLGFISVSAQVPTPEQFLGYPLGTQFTPHYRVLDYFRQVAATAKNVKVEQYGTTYEGRPLITATVASPANFSRLDEIRQHSLDMSYAKGNAGSDQPVIVWLSYNVHGNEAVSTEAAMKTLYELVNNGNAQTQQWLKNTVVIIDPCLNPDGRERYVNFYNAVRSLQPDVNRYSREHNEPWPGGRPNHYYFDLNRDWAWQTQRESQQRVAKYNQWMPQLHVDFHEQEIEAPYYFAPAAEPFHDAITPWQREVQVMIGKNNAKYFDQEGWLYFTKERFDLFYPSYGDTYPMYNGAIGMTYEQGGSGRAGVAVLKRDGDTLTLTDRIAHHFTTGMSTIEVASQQADRILKEYVKYFDTAKKDPQGGYKSYVIKASGNPEKLNLLADLLRRNNIAFGFSANIASGTGFNYFTGKTEAFSITKEDLVINAYQPRSNMLRVLFEPTSHLSDSVTYDITAWALPYAYGLTSYAVKQPLTPAADAPVTPQNAPLAAQHPYAYLAQWNSVRDVKFLASLLKQGLKVRFAETPFTSGGKTFPAGTLVITRTGNNNGGLLFDSFVTTQADKYKITLDAVATGFVDKGMDFGSDKIRYIKPPRVMLVTGDNVSSLGAGEIWHFFEQQLNYPITVVNERNLNTVSWDQVDVLILPDGEYKMFTDKPAAERMKEWISKGGKLIAVESAVAQIAEAEWGIKQKKEKGEEEKDKNRMPSEYTYDVLKPYANRERESVKQFIPGAIYKVQLDTTHPLAFGYTDTYYTLKQDNYLYEFMDNNGWNVGVLKKDNYLSGFVGTDTRSRLKDGLLFGVKEIGNGSLVILADNLLFRSFWENGKLMFSNAVFLVNQ; this is encoded by the coding sequence ATGCGCCAACACTTACTTCTGGCATTGTTACTGCTTGGCTTTATCTCTGTCAGCGCCCAGGTACCTACCCCCGAACAGTTTCTTGGTTATCCGCTGGGGACACAGTTTACCCCGCATTACCGCGTGCTGGATTATTTCAGACAGGTAGCTGCAACCGCAAAGAATGTGAAGGTGGAGCAGTACGGGACCACTTATGAAGGAAGACCCCTGATCACCGCTACCGTCGCTTCCCCGGCTAATTTCAGCCGACTCGATGAAATACGTCAGCACAGCCTGGACATGTCTTATGCAAAAGGCAATGCCGGCAGCGACCAGCCCGTGATTGTGTGGCTGAGCTATAATGTACATGGTAATGAAGCCGTGTCTACAGAAGCAGCTATGAAAACACTCTATGAACTGGTTAATAACGGAAATGCACAAACGCAGCAGTGGCTTAAAAATACCGTCGTGATCATCGATCCCTGCCTGAACCCCGACGGACGCGAACGGTATGTTAACTTTTACAACGCCGTACGCAGTCTGCAACCAGACGTCAACCGCTACTCCCGCGAACATAACGAACCCTGGCCCGGAGGAAGACCCAACCACTATTACTTCGATCTTAACCGTGACTGGGCCTGGCAAACACAACGTGAATCACAGCAACGTGTAGCAAAATACAACCAATGGATGCCACAGCTGCATGTCGATTTTCACGAACAGGAAATTGAAGCGCCTTATTACTTCGCTCCCGCAGCAGAACCTTTCCACGATGCCATCACTCCCTGGCAGCGGGAAGTACAGGTGATGATCGGAAAAAACAACGCAAAATATTTTGACCAGGAAGGCTGGTTGTATTTTACCAAAGAACGTTTCGACCTCTTTTATCCTAGCTATGGTGATACTTATCCCATGTATAATGGTGCTATCGGTATGACCTACGAACAAGGTGGCAGCGGCAGAGCGGGTGTGGCAGTACTGAAACGGGATGGTGACACGCTTACCCTTACCGATCGTATCGCACACCATTTCACCACAGGAATGTCTACTATTGAAGTTGCTTCCCAACAGGCCGACCGGATTCTGAAAGAGTATGTGAAATATTTTGATACCGCTAAAAAAGATCCGCAGGGTGGCTATAAGTCATATGTGATCAAAGCTTCCGGCAATCCTGAAAAACTGAACCTGCTGGCAGATCTGTTACGTAGAAACAATATCGCCTTTGGTTTTAGCGCTAACATCGCCTCTGGTACAGGATTTAACTATTTCACCGGTAAAACCGAAGCTTTCTCCATCACGAAGGAAGACCTGGTGATCAACGCTTACCAGCCACGTTCCAATATGTTGAGAGTGCTCTTTGAACCTACCTCTCATCTGTCTGATTCCGTTACTTATGATATCACGGCATGGGCGCTGCCATATGCCTACGGTCTTACTTCCTATGCGGTGAAACAACCGCTTACACCTGCAGCAGACGCGCCTGTAACACCACAAAACGCTCCGCTGGCAGCTCAGCACCCTTATGCTTACCTGGCTCAGTGGAACAGCGTTCGGGATGTGAAATTCCTGGCTTCCCTGCTTAAGCAAGGGCTGAAAGTACGTTTTGCAGAAACACCGTTTACTTCCGGTGGCAAAACTTTCCCTGCCGGCACGCTCGTTATTACCCGTACCGGCAATAATAACGGAGGTCTGCTGTTCGACAGCTTTGTAACCACACAGGCAGACAAATACAAGATCACGCTCGACGCCGTAGCTACGGGCTTCGTAGACAAAGGCATGGATTTCGGCTCCGACAAAATCAGGTATATCAAACCTCCCAGGGTAATGCTGGTAACCGGCGACAACGTTTCTTCCCTGGGTGCAGGAGAGATATGGCATTTCTTTGAGCAACAGCTGAACTACCCTATAACGGTAGTGAATGAACGAAATCTGAACACTGTCAGCTGGGACCAGGTGGATGTACTCATTCTCCCGGACGGCGAATACAAAATGTTTACAGACAAACCTGCTGCCGAACGCATGAAAGAGTGGATCAGTAAAGGAGGAAAGCTGATCGCCGTAGAAAGTGCCGTAGCGCAGATCGCGGAAGCTGAGTGGGGCATCAAACAAAAGAAAGAGAAGGGAGAAGAGGAAAAGGACAAAAACAGGATGCCATCAGAATACACTTATGATGTGCTGAAACCATATGCTAACCGCGAAAGGGAAAGTGTGAAACAGTTTATCCCGGGTGCTATTTATAAAGTGCAACTGGATACTACCCATCCACTGGCCTTTGGTTATACCGATACTTATTATACGCTGAAACAGGACAACTATCTGTATGAGTTCATGGACAACAACGGCTGGAATGTTGGCGTATTAAAGAAAGATAACTACCTCAGTGGTTTTGTGGGAACAGATACCCGCAGCCGACTGAAAGATGGTCTGCTCTTCGGTGTGAAGGAAATTGGTAACGGCTCTCTTGTTATCCTGGCTGATAATCTGTTATTCCGCAGCTTCTGGGAAAATGGTAAGCTGATGTTTAGTAATGCAGTGTTTCTTGTTAATCAGTAA
- the ggt gene encoding gamma-glutamyltransferase yields the protein MRLMILLGMAVGSVMAAHAQSPVNQLRPYDYQIEKNITVPHGAVVSAHPLASQVGAMILQQGGNAVDAAIATQLALAVVYPGAGNLGGGGFMVAHLTSGKQIALDYRETAPAKASRDMYLDSAGNAITQLSLDGHLAAGVPGTIAGLFAAMKYARLPFSKLIDPAIRLAGQGFVISASEAVNLNASKADFQRLNTAPTAFVKDQPWKAGDTLIQKDLAHTLMLIRKNGAAGFYEGETAANIVAEMQRGHGIMTLADLKNYKARERQALSFNYKGYTILTMPLPSSGGICLQQMMGMIENYPVAKWGFHSPQAVQLMIEVERRAYADRAQYLGDPDFVKVPVARLTNKKYLASRMQDFIPMKAGNSTTTQAGVFPESEETTHLSIIDAEGNAVAVTTTLNGHYGSRTVVGKAGFLLNNEMDDFSVKPGVPNMYGLVGTEANAIAPGKRMLSSMTPTIVLQQKQALYALGTPGGSTIITSVFQTLMNTLEFGLSPADAVNMPKFHHQWLPDEVKVENDFPDSTITALQNMGYKVVKRSPIGRSEIIKRKPGTRMLDAAGDKRGDDSAAGY from the coding sequence ATGCGATTGATGATCCTGCTGGGTATGGCTGTGGGCAGTGTTATGGCTGCCCATGCGCAGTCACCGGTTAACCAGCTCCGGCCTTATGACTATCAGATAGAGAAGAATATTACAGTACCGCATGGTGCGGTAGTATCTGCCCATCCCCTGGCCAGCCAGGTAGGTGCGATGATACTGCAGCAGGGTGGTAATGCCGTAGATGCGGCCATCGCCACACAGCTGGCATTGGCGGTAGTATACCCCGGCGCAGGCAACCTGGGCGGCGGTGGTTTTATGGTCGCTCACCTGACCAGTGGCAAACAGATAGCGCTCGACTACCGGGAGACAGCCCCTGCTAAAGCCAGCCGCGACATGTATCTCGACAGCGCGGGTAATGCCATCACCCAGCTGAGCCTCGACGGCCACCTGGCCGCCGGCGTGCCCGGAACCATAGCAGGCCTCTTTGCCGCCATGAAATACGCCAGACTACCGTTTTCCAAACTAATAGACCCGGCCATCCGCCTGGCAGGCCAGGGTTTCGTCATCAGCGCCAGCGAAGCGGTCAACCTCAATGCCAGCAAAGCAGATTTTCAACGGCTTAATACCGCCCCTACCGCCTTCGTAAAAGATCAACCCTGGAAAGCAGGTGATACCCTCATTCAGAAAGACCTGGCCCATACCCTCATGCTTATACGAAAAAATGGCGCCGCCGGCTTCTATGAAGGAGAAACCGCCGCCAATATCGTAGCCGAAATGCAGCGAGGCCACGGCATCATGACCCTCGCCGACCTTAAAAACTATAAGGCCCGCGAACGGCAGGCACTATCTTTTAACTATAAAGGCTATACGATACTTACCATGCCCCTCCCCTCCAGCGGAGGCATCTGCCTCCAGCAAATGATGGGCATGATAGAAAACTATCCCGTAGCTAAATGGGGCTTTCACTCCCCTCAGGCTGTACAACTGATGATAGAAGTGGAAAGAAGAGCTTATGCCGACCGTGCACAATACCTCGGTGATCCCGACTTCGTAAAGGTACCGGTGGCCAGGCTTACCAATAAAAAATACCTGGCCTCCCGGATGCAGGACTTCATACCCATGAAGGCCGGCAACAGCACCACCACTCAGGCCGGTGTATTCCCCGAAAGCGAGGAAACCACCCACCTCAGCATCATCGATGCCGAAGGTAATGCGGTGGCTGTCACCACCACCCTTAACGGGCATTACGGCAGCAGGACCGTAGTGGGTAAAGCCGGCTTCCTCCTCAACAACGAAATGGACGACTTCAGTGTAAAACCCGGCGTACCCAATATGTACGGCCTGGTAGGCACGGAAGCCAATGCCATCGCGCCCGGCAAACGCATGCTCAGCAGCATGACGCCGACCATTGTACTGCAACAGAAACAAGCGCTGTATGCCCTCGGCACACCCGGCGGCTCCACCATCATCACCTCCGTATTCCAGACACTTATGAATACGCTGGAGTTTGGCCTCTCCCCAGCCGATGCCGTTAATATGCCCAAGTTCCACCACCAGTGGCTACCCGATGAAGTGAAAGTGGAAAATGATTTTCCCGACAGCACCATCACTGCCCTTCAGAACATGGGTTATAAAGTAGTGAAACGGAGTCCTATAGGCCGAAGCGAAATCATTAAAAGAAAGCCGGGCACCCGCATGCTCGACGCCGCCGGCGATAAACGCGGTGATGACAGCGCAGCAGGATATTAA
- a CDS encoding DUF1572 family protein, with protein MSLYLDSIQQRFRTYYDMGTKTIERLDNTQLHWQPQGEPNSIALLVKHLRGNMLSRWTDFLTTDGEKPGRHRDQEFEDDQASTEAVLQRWKEGWDCLLKAVDGLKEEDLGKTIYIRTEPHTVLDAVNRQLGHVAYHVGQMVFLGKMILGENWQSLSIPKGQSEAFNKQKSGNK; from the coding sequence ATGTCACTCTATCTCGACAGCATACAACAACGGTTCCGCACTTATTATGACATGGGAACCAAAACCATCGAACGACTGGATAACACACAGCTACATTGGCAACCACAGGGAGAGCCTAACAGTATAGCCCTCCTCGTAAAACACCTGCGTGGCAATATGCTCTCTCGCTGGACTGACTTCCTGACTACCGACGGAGAAAAACCCGGCCGCCACCGTGACCAGGAATTTGAAGATGATCAGGCATCCACAGAAGCGGTGCTTCAACGCTGGAAAGAAGGCTGGGACTGCCTGCTGAAGGCCGTTGACGGGTTAAAAGAAGAAGACCTTGGTAAAACAATATATATCCGAACAGAACCTCATACCGTGCTGGATGCAGTAAACCGCCAGCTGGGACATGTTGCCTACCACGTTGGTCAAATGGTATTCCTCGGCAAAATGATCCTGGGAGAAAACTGGCAAAGCCTGTCTATCCCCAAAGGGCAGTCAGAAGCATTCAACAAACAAAAATCCGGGAATAAATAA
- a CDS encoding aminotransferase class I/II-fold pyridoxal phosphate-dependent enzyme has protein sequence MLIHTDTTPGRTVTVDNRSCLFFSGFSYLGLHQHPVFKTALTEGINRYGTLFPSSRVGNVRLSLFEEMEHALCTHLEQQAAVVLSSGYMAAQAAIHYAATRGQLCYAPGAHPALWYGTPQLPPTNREEWEQHTIATVNSQHDHQYVIVTDALNPITGERYRFDWLRQLQRKVLVLIDDSHGIGILGPRGQGTIHSLPGTDYVQYLITASLAKAYSIEGGVIAGSAADIAALKRTGFFTGSTSMMPASAHTWLQTAPLMQQQRHLLEQNIAFFLHLSANTTIHNPHGLPMFILPQPDDQPPLLNYLAERDVIISSFPYPFPQSRPVNRAIISALHTQQDIITLYQFLKEYGY, from the coding sequence ATGTTAATACACACCGATACCACACCGGGAAGAACCGTCACTGTTGACAACCGCAGTTGCCTGTTCTTCTCGGGCTTCTCTTACCTTGGATTACATCAGCACCCTGTTTTCAAAACAGCCCTCACCGAAGGAATCAACCGCTATGGTACACTCTTTCCCTCTTCCAGAGTAGGCAATGTACGCCTGTCGCTCTTTGAGGAAATGGAACATGCTCTATGCACTCACCTGGAACAACAGGCCGCCGTTGTGTTATCTTCCGGCTATATGGCCGCACAGGCAGCCATACACTATGCGGCCACCCGCGGGCAGCTCTGTTATGCTCCGGGTGCTCATCCGGCTCTGTGGTACGGCACTCCGCAGCTGCCTCCTACCAACCGGGAAGAATGGGAGCAACATACCATCGCTACCGTCAACAGCCAGCATGACCATCAATATGTGATTGTAACTGATGCACTGAATCCGATCACCGGCGAACGGTACCGGTTCGACTGGCTGCGGCAGCTGCAGCGTAAAGTGCTGGTGCTGATAGACGATTCCCATGGCATCGGCATCCTTGGCCCCAGAGGACAGGGCACCATTCATTCCCTGCCTGGCACCGACTATGTCCAATATCTCATCACGGCCTCTCTGGCCAAAGCCTACAGTATTGAAGGCGGCGTGATTGCCGGCAGTGCCGCTGACATCGCCGCATTAAAAAGAACCGGTTTCTTTACTGGCAGCACCTCCATGATGCCCGCCAGTGCGCACACATGGCTGCAGACAGCGCCGCTTATGCAACAACAGCGCCATCTCCTGGAACAGAATATCGCTTTCTTCCTTCATCTCTCTGCTAATACAACCATCCATAATCCACATGGGCTGCCTATGTTCATACTGCCTCAGCCGGACGATCAGCCACCTTTACTAAACTATCTGGCTGAGAGAGATGTTATCATTTCCAGTTTCCCTTACCCGTTCCCTCAAAGCAGGCCGGTCAACAGGGCAATCATATCCGCCCTGCATACCCAGCAGGATATCATAACCCTTTACCAGTTCCTCAAAGAATATGGTTATTAA
- a CDS encoding TraB/GumN family protein, whose amino-acid sequence MLRIIRTISPLILVLIFQMNGHAQGKSLLWKVSGKGLTAPSYLFGTVHMICKNELSFAPAVTTALKSSKAMCMEIDLMNNDDHNKLMAMIMHTDATYSLRRLFDSTDYATLNRYFMDSLQFNLASLDKAKPFMLTTLLLARQIPCNEQDIASPDRELAAMATDQKKPIATLETMESQMALFDSIPDTAEAAMIMHIIRDIKANDKEAREMMNIWKQQDLDKLYQLVIKAPDLKNYQNLMLFQRNAAWVPQIEQLMKKGSLFVAVGAAHLAGDKGLISLLRKQGYKVEAVN is encoded by the coding sequence ATGTTACGCATCATCCGAACAATTAGCCCCCTGATTCTGGTATTGATATTCCAGATGAACGGTCATGCCCAAGGCAAATCATTACTCTGGAAAGTATCCGGCAAAGGCCTTACTGCCCCCTCCTATCTTTTTGGCACCGTCCACATGATCTGTAAAAATGAACTGTCATTTGCACCTGCCGTAACCACCGCATTGAAGAGTTCCAAAGCCATGTGTATGGAGATAGACCTGATGAACAACGACGATCATAATAAACTGATGGCGATGATCATGCATACAGATGCTACCTATTCCCTTCGGCGACTGTTTGATTCCACTGACTATGCAACCCTGAACCGCTATTTCATGGATTCCCTGCAGTTCAATCTGGCCAGCCTGGACAAAGCCAAACCTTTTATGCTCACCACCCTGCTGCTGGCTAGACAAATCCCCTGCAACGAACAGGATATTGCCTCCCCGGATCGTGAACTGGCGGCAATGGCCACAGACCAGAAAAAACCTATCGCCACACTCGAGACAATGGAGTCTCAGATGGCGTTGTTCGATAGTATCCCTGATACCGCGGAAGCAGCCATGATCATGCATATCATCAGAGATATCAAAGCAAACGATAAAGAAGCGCGTGAGATGATGAACATCTGGAAACAGCAGGACCTTGACAAACTTTACCAGCTCGTAATAAAGGCTCCGGACCTGAAAAACTACCAGAACCTGATGCTTTTTCAGCGCAATGCAGCCTGGGTACCACAGATAGAACAGCTGATGAAAAAAGGCTCCCTCTTTGTAGCTGTAGGCGCCGCCCACCTCGCGGGAGACAAAGGATTGATATCACTGCTTCGCAAGCAAGGATATAAAGTGGAAGCTGTCAATTAA